A stretch of DNA from Thermoanaerobaculia bacterium:
AAGAGGATATGCGCCTGCCGCACGCGGTCGAATTCCGACGCGACGTCGGCGAGAAGCGTCGCGGAAGGGGCGCCCTTGACGGCGTCGTCCTGCTCGAAGCTCGGGAGCGGCGACGGGATCTCCCGCGCGAACCAGAACGCGCGGAAGCCGAACACGCGCTCCGTGTCGACGACGTGCTGGACCGCCTGACGGATCGACCATTTTCCCGGTTCGTAGCGGTGGTCCGCCCGCGACTCCGGGATGGATCGCACGAGCGACAACATCGTCACCCGGTCGTCCTCCAGCGCGGCCACGAGGTCTTCTTCGGGGACGC
This window harbors:
- a CDS encoding DinB family protein; translated protein: MSTAPAGRPASSEYASYYENYISRVPEEDLVAALEDDRVTMLSLVRSIPESRADHRYEPGKWSIRQAVQHVVDTERVFGFRAFWFAREIPSPLPSFEQDDAVKGAPSATLLADVASEFDRVRQAHILFFRALEPDAWMRSGTASGKTFTVRALAAIAVGHSRHHAAILRERYL